In Sphaerisporangium krabiense, the DNA window TCCTGGTCACCGACGTCGCCGACATCCCGCGCATCGTCGCCGAGGCGTTCCACATCGCCTCGACGGGACGGCCGGGGCCGGTCCTGGTCGACATCCCCAAGGACGTCCTGCAGACCAAGGGCCCCTTCTCCTGGCCGCCCACCATGCGGCTGCCGGGCTACCGTCCGGTCACCCGGCCGCACTCCAAGCAGATCAGGGAGGCCGCGCGCCTCATGGCCGAGGCCAGGCGGCCCGTGCTGTACGTCGGCGGTGGCGTCCACAAGGCCGGCGCCGCGGCCGAGCTGACCCAGCTCGCCGAGCTGACCGGCATCCCGGTGGTCACCACGCTGATGGCCCGGGGCACCTTCCCCGACAGCCACCCGCTGCACCTGGGCATGCCGGGCATGCACGGCACGGTCGCGGCCGTCGGGGCGCTCCAGCGCAGTGACCTGATCATCGCCCTCGGCACCCGCTTCGACGACCGCGTGACCGGCAGGCTGGACAGCTTCGCCCCGCACGCCAAGGTGATCCACGCCGACATCGACCCGGCCGAGATCTCCAAGAACCGGCACGCCGACGTCCCCATCGTGGGCGACTGCCGCGAGGTCCTCACCGACCTGATCGGGGCCGTCAAGCACGAGCAGGCCGAGGGGCACGGCGGCGACTACGCCGCCTGGTGGAGCATCCTGAACGGCTACAAGGAGACCTACTCCCTCGGGTACGACGACTTCGCCGACGGCTCGCTCGCCCCGCAGCACGTCATCAAGCGGCTCGGCGAGATCGTCGGCCCGGACGCCCTCTACCTCGCCGGCGTGGGCCAGCACCAGATGTGGGCCTCGCAGTTCATCTCCTACGAGCGGCCGGGGGCGTTCATCAACTCCGGCGGCGCGGGCACGATGGGCTTCGCGGTGCCCGCGGCCATGGGCGCCAAGATGGGCAGGCCGGACGCCGTGGTGTGGGCCATCGACGGCGACGGCTGCTTCCAGATGACCAACCAGGAGCTCGCCACCTGCGCGCTGGAAGGCGTGCCGATCAAGGTCGCCGTGATCAACAACGGCAACCTCGGCATGGTCCGGCAGTGGCAGACGTTGTTCTACAACGAGCGCTATTCCAACACCGACCTGCAGGCGGTGCGCCGGATTCCCGACTTCGTGAAGCTCGCGGAGGCGTACGGTTGTGTCGGCCTGCGGTGCGAGCGCCCCGAGGACGTCGACGCGACGATCCGCAAGGCCATGGAGATCAACGACGTGCCGGTGGTCGTCGACTTCGTCGTCCACAAGGACGCCATGGTCTGGCCCATGGTCGCGGCGGGCACCAGCAACGACGAGATCAAGATCGCGCGGGACATGGCTCCCGTGTGGGACAACGAGGAGGACCTGTGACCGGGCATCTGCCCCGCGCGCGGTCCGGACGCCTGACAGGTTTCGCGGGAGGGAACGCATGAGCCGCCACACGCTGTCGGTTCTCGTCGAGAACAAGCCGGGCGTGCTGGCCCGGGTCGCCTCGCTGTTCAGCAGGCGCGGGTTCAACATCGACTCGCTCGCGGTCGGCCCGACCGAGCACGACGACGTGTCCCGCATGACCATCGTCGTCAACGTCGCCGAGCTCCCGCTGGAGCAGGTCACCAAGCAGCTCAACAAGCTGGTCAACGTCATCAAGATCGTTGAGTTGGACTCTTCGCAGTCCGTGCAGCGCGAGCTGACCCTGATCAAGGTCAGGGCCGACGCCGAGACGCGGTCCAACGTGCTGGAGCTCGTCCAGCTCTTCCGCGCCCGCTGTGTGGACGTCGCCACGGACGCGGTGACCATCGAGGTCACCGGCACGCCGGACAAGCTCGACGCCTTCATCCGGGTGCTCGAGCCGTTCGGCATCAAGGAGCTCGTCCAGTCGGGCATGGTGGCCATCGGCCGCGGCGCCCGTTCCATAACCGACCGCTCGCTGCGGGCCCTGGACCGCAGCGCGTGAGCCGTACGAACCCACGAAAGGCAACAAGCTAGTGACTGAGATCTTCTACGACGACGACGCCGACCTGTCGATCATCCAGGGCCGGCACGTGGCCGTCCTCGGATACGGCAGCCAGGGTCACGCCCACGCGCTGTCGCTGCGCGACTCCGGCGTGGACGTCCGCGTCGGCCTGCCGGAAGGCTCCAAGAGCCGCGAGAAGGCCGAGAACGACGGCCTGCGCGTCGTGACGCC includes these proteins:
- a CDS encoding acetolactate synthase large subunit; this encodes MATPSSATRGNEPMTEELTGAQALVRALEHVGVDTVFGIPGGTILPAYDPLYDSTKVRHVLVRHEQGAGHAAEGYAQATGRVGVCMATSGPGATNLVTAIADAYMDSVPIVAITGQVATPLIGTDAFQEADICGITMPITKHNFLVTDVADIPRIVAEAFHIASTGRPGPVLVDIPKDVLQTKGPFSWPPTMRLPGYRPVTRPHSKQIREAARLMAEARRPVLYVGGGVHKAGAAAELTQLAELTGIPVVTTLMARGTFPDSHPLHLGMPGMHGTVAAVGALQRSDLIIALGTRFDDRVTGRLDSFAPHAKVIHADIDPAEISKNRHADVPIVGDCREVLTDLIGAVKHEQAEGHGGDYAAWWSILNGYKETYSLGYDDFADGSLAPQHVIKRLGEIVGPDALYLAGVGQHQMWASQFISYERPGAFINSGGAGTMGFAVPAAMGAKMGRPDAVVWAIDGDGCFQMTNQELATCALEGVPIKVAVINNGNLGMVRQWQTLFYNERYSNTDLQAVRRIPDFVKLAEAYGCVGLRCERPEDVDATIRKAMEINDVPVVVDFVVHKDAMVWPMVAAGTSNDEIKIARDMAPVWDNEEDL
- the ilvN gene encoding acetolactate synthase small subunit, with the translated sequence MSRHTLSVLVENKPGVLARVASLFSRRGFNIDSLAVGPTEHDDVSRMTIVVNVAELPLEQVTKQLNKLVNVIKIVELDSSQSVQRELTLIKVRADAETRSNVLELVQLFRARCVDVATDAVTIEVTGTPDKLDAFIRVLEPFGIKELVQSGMVAIGRGARSITDRSLRALDRSA